A part of Anaerotignum faecicola genomic DNA contains:
- a CDS encoding helix-turn-helix transcriptional regulator — translation MDEEFIRNRITELRLKKGVSEYQMSMELGQNRSYIQAISSGRSMPSMKQFLNICEYFEITLLQFFDAQENNPQLIKKALDGMRKMSDDDLIMLIGFISRLNTEN, via the coding sequence ATGGACGAAGAATTTATCCGCAATCGGATCACAGAATTGCGATTGAAAAAAGGTGTTTCAGAATATCAGATGAGCATGGAGTTAGGGCAGAACAGAAGCTATATTCAGGCGATTTCCTCTGGGCGTTCTATGCCGTCTATGAAGCAGTTCCTCAACATCTGTGAGTATTTTGAAATCACACTGCTTCAATTTTTTGATGCACAGGAAAATAACCCTCAGCTTATCAAGAAGGCTTTGGACGGAATGAGAAAGATGTCAGATGACGATTTGATTATGCTGATTGGTTTTATAAGTCGCTTAAACACAGAAAACTAA